CTTGGTATAGTGACTGCTCCAGTACGCTTGCATTCGCCCAGACGTCTGTAAGTCCTCTCTCATGACAGGTATGGGTAACTGCTATCCTACCAGTACCCGTTCTGCTTTGGATGGTGAGACTCATCTGGAGATGTTCGGGTCACGACCCAAGGCACTCGTCTCTTCTGGACAGTAGTCTCAGGGCTTGGTTGACGGTAGAGGACACGTGCTAATTGTAGCAGACAGTCACGTGAACAGCCCCTCGAAGTCCTTCACCACATCTCGAGTCTTGCGAGGTGAAGCTAGCAACAAGAGATGACGAAGATCAGTCTGTGCACCTCTAGTCTTCTGCAGAGCATCGGGAGGGCCATCAAGCACCAAAGGACAATTCTGGGACTAGTAGAGAAGTCAACGAGAACGGGCAGTTTAACTACCAACCTCCCTCCTTCCACTTTCCTGTTTCTTTAAGTGTCTCGACATGCACACTTATTTGTTGGCAGTTCACACTCACTACTTTGGAACAACATACACTGTGGAGACATATGATCTTTGTTGGCACGAATACACGCTTAATACtttgtaaaaacattcattCCTTTGTACACACAATGCCTTCAGATGAACATTGATAAACCTGTTTTATTGTTCTTGGAGGAACACACCCCAGCGTATTGTCTGCCTTAGAAATCTTGTATAAGATTTTTGCTTCAAGACTAAACTACAGAAAAGTGTTCATccaaaacagaatttttgtAGCGTATACGGTCTTTTGCAAAGAAGTGTTGTAGAGAAGGTTTTTGAGAGTAATACCGCGTAAAAGACAACGTCCATCAGGATTAGCATGTTCGACAcgacacacacaaaggaaattCTTTAAGATGGGTACGAAAGGGAAGTGACAGAGAACACTCTTTACAATAGGCGGGGATGGTAGTTCTTGGAGTGAGAATGGCGATGGTGTGGTGGTCAGCAGGAACGCCGGGAAGGTAGGATTTTCCTGTTCAGGACACTTGCAACTCATTCCGTCAAGCTCCACAGGGCCTGTGATGCTCCCCTGATGGCAGTCGGCATTTTGTCCTGGAAAAAACAAGTCAGGGCACTGTCACAGAGGGTGATACGAGGCTCGCACAGGGATGGTGGCTGAGAAAAGGAAGTTTCTCTCAGGactgagtttttaaaattagatatcattaataattaataataacataCCTTAGATAGTAGTAAGGAGAAACTGGTGTATGTTTACTATGAAATTCTTGTCAAaattttttgtgtacttttatcAATTATTATGTCATGAAGTTagctaattttattaaatatctacAGGCCTACAAAAGAGGCAGAGTTATTTTCTGACGAAAGAAAGTGCAAATTAAATCTTTCGTGTAACTGGGATGagagtaaaaatataaaaattcagtGAGCTATTTTAATATTCtggcttttaatattttaatattctggcttttaatattttaatattctggcttttattttgtgcgcgtgtgtgtgcgcgaatGCTCACCGTTTGGACAGTAGTAACAGCAGTCTCCACGGATATAATCCACGCACATAGGAGGTGGACAGTCTCCAGGTATACACGTCAGCCCTTCAAAGGTACACTCGCAAATCCTGCACCATCCTTCTCCAAAATATTTATCGCTTTCACCCACTTGCAGATGAATGCCCGTGTAAGTGACACATCCCGGGATTGTGGGTGTCGTGGTCGTCTGCGGCCAAGTGTAGCGAGGTGACCTGCGTGGCAGTGCATCTGTCGTGCAGAACAAGCACACGACAAGCAGcacggctgctgctgctgctgctgtagtgGAGGAGATTACTAAGTCCGTCGAGTGAATGCCAATGATTCTAAACGCGTCCCTGGAGGTCTTGGTAACGGATAGTGCCAACTGTTGTTGTCTTCTCGCGCACAGCACTGCTTTAAAATCAGGTCCCGGTGGGTGGGGCTTAAATACCAACCGATGACATGGCTATAAAGTCATCCGTGTATGTCCGACAACACTGAGTTCAGGTTGAGGACGCGCTGGTCAAAAGGAAATAGTCAATATATTGTTGTGATGATAGCTGTTTCCCTTGAGTACATATACTTGCACCCTTATATCAGACCAGGTGAGCGTTAATGTTTGCGCGATGATAAGAAGTGACACCTAAGGActgataagaaatatttatctcaAATACCTAACTCGTCTATGTTGTTACAAATGATAACTTAGCCCTCTCAACGAACCGGTTACTTTCTTAAATTGCTTTATCACTCTTTTCTCCTTAATTATTGCTGCTTTATGGGGGacataattttatattcatGGTTTTACACTCCTTGGACTTGACATGCTGTTGTTTTGGTCGATTCCCTGCCGTGTGAGAAATATAACCGGCTGCCTGCTCGTCTGTGTGGTCGGCTGCATCGTCGATGATGTCATCCTGGGGAAATGGGTGGAcgcactgatttttttaaaagtgaggaAGGTGGTCACGTCCACCCAGACGTCTCGAGGAGACTTGCGTGGCCTTGCGTTTGCTGCACCCGGCATGCACGCGACAAACAGCACAGCGAAAAGACTTGTGTTGAACATGGCCAAACCTTGCCGTGGTTGGTATCTGAAATTGGAATTTACTGATGGTGGTCGTCACTGTGGTGAGTTGGTTGGATACAGTCCACGTAGCGCGCTTCTTGAAAGTAAACATATGGAATGGAAGATTGGGCCAAACAGCAGCGAATGATaaattatcttatcttaaaacATCGCGGACAAAGATAATGTGTGCCTTGACACAGCGGTAGGAGGACGCCTGTGGGTTGAACACATCTACATCATTTGAAAGCCACCTTGTAGTAATTAATGGGCATATGGTAGTATAGTGCTAAGATAGTCGAGTATGTTAGCACCACACTACCTGACGCCTCATTTACTTACTGGAAGATGATTGCTTGCAGTGAGGACCAAACGGTCTCTGATTCACATCTCATTCATGCTTCTCTCGAGAGATATCTGCCGACAATTTTGGATGTTGGAGGTTTCTTCGGATAGTCTAGCTTCCTTGCAAACGAGTTCGCCAGTCGGTCATCTAGGGGACTTGGTATAGTGACTGCTCCAGTACGACTTGCATTTGCCCAGACGTCTGTAAGTCCTCTCTCATGACAGGTATGGGTAACTGCTATCCTACCAGTACCCGTTCTGCTTTGGGTGGTGAGACTCATCTGGAGATGTTCGGGTCACGACCCAAGGCACTCGTCTCTTCTGGACAGTAGTCTCAGGGCTTGGTTTGACGGTAGAGGACACGTGCTATTGTTAGCAGACAGTCACGAGAACAGCCCTCGAAGTCCCTTCACCACATCTCGAGTTCTTTGCGAGGGTGAAGCTAGCAACAAGTGATGACGAAGATCACCAGTCTGTGCACCTCTACGTCTTCTGCAGAGCATCGGGAGGGCCCATCAAGCACCAAAGGACAATTCTGGGGACTAGTAGAGAAGTCAACGAGAACTGGGCAGTTTAACTACCAACCTCCCTCCATCTcacttttctatttctttaagTTCGCGACATGCACACTTATTTGTTGGCATGTTCACACTCATTACTTTGAACAAACATACACTTATTACTTTGTGGAAACATATGATCTTTGTTTTGCACGAATACACGTTTACTACTTTGTAAGAACATTCATTCCTTTGTACACACAATGCCTTCAGAGGAACAttgataaactgttttattgttcTTGGAGGAACACACCCCAGCGAATTGTCTGCCTTAGAAATTTTGTATAAGATTTTTGCTTCAAGACTAAACTACAGAAAAGTGTTCATccaaaacagaatttttgtAGCGTATACGGTCTTTGCAAAGAAGTGTTTAGAGAAGGTTTTTGAGAGTAATACCGCGTAAAAGACAATCTGTCCATCAGGATTAGCATGTTCTTGAAGATTTGActaagacacacacaaaaaaggaaatttctttAAGATTGGGTACGAAAGGGAAGTGACTCAGAGAACACTCTTTATGGTAGGCGTGGAGATGGTAGTTGTTGGAGTGCAGATGGCGATGGTGTGGCGGTCAGCAGGAACGCCGGGAAGGTAGTATTCCTGTTCAGGACACTTGCAACTCATTCCGTCAAGCTCCACAGGGCCTGTGATTAGCTCCCCTGATGGCAGTCGGCAGTTTTGTCCTGGAAAAAACATAGTCAGGCACTGTCACAGAGGGTGATACGAGGCTCGCACAGTGATGGTGGCTGAGCCTACCTGCCCAACGACTAATCCAAGTGGAGACATCAGTTGTGTCGTGAGTGTTTGATTGTACGATTTAAGATAAGTTGTGAttgtggaaaatatatatatatagagatttATGGAACATGTTGATACAGTGAACGCAGTGTTGTGCCGAACTTTACACTTCTTTATTCTTAAGTTGAACacgaagaaaacaaagtttctcTTAGGactgagtttttaaaattagatatcattaataagtaataataacataCCTTAGATAGTAAGGAGtaactgatgtatgtttactatGAAATTCTTTTCAacattgtttgtgtatttttattaattgttatgTCATTAAGTtagttaattttattaaatgtctACAGGCCTACAAAAGAGGCAGAGTTATTTTCTGACGAAAGTGCAAATTAAATCTTTCGTGTAACTGGGATGtgagtaaaaaatataaatattcagtgagttattttaatattctggcttttaatattttaatattctggcttttaatattttgatattctGACTTATTTTGTGCGCgtgagtgtgcgcgcgcatgctcACCGTTTGGACAGTAGTAGCAGCAGTCTCCACGGATATAATCCACGCACATAGGAGGTAGACAGTCTCCATGTATACACGTCAGCCCTTCAAAGGTACACTCGCAAATCCTGCACCATCCTTCTCCAAAATCTTTATGGCTTTCACCCACTTGCAGATGAATGCCCGTGTCAGTGACACATTCCGGGATTGTGGGTGCCGTGGTAGGCGCGGGTGTCGTGGTTGTCGTGCGCAGCCAAGTGAAGCGATATGACCTGCGTGGCAATGCATCTGTCTTGCAGAACAAGCACACGACAAGCAGcacggctgctgctgctgctgctgtagtgGGGGACATTTCTGAGTCCGTCGACGTGAATGCCAATGATTCTACAGCTTCTTGGAGGTCTTGGTAACGGATAGTGTCAACCTGTTGTTGTCCTTCTCCCCGCACAGCACTGCTTTAAAGTCAGGTCTCGGTGGGTGGGGCTTAAATACCAACCGATGACATGGCTATAAAGGCAGTCCGTTATGATCCGACAGCACTGAGTTCAAGGTTGAGGACCGCCTAGTCAAAAGGTAAATGGTCAATATATATTGTTGTGATGATAGCTGTTTTCCCTTGAGTACAATATACTTGCACCCTTGTATCAGACCAGGTGAGCGTTAATCTTGCCGCGATGATACGAAGTGACACCCAAGGActgataagaaatatttatatcagaTACCTAACTCGACTATGTTGTTACAAATGATAACTTAGCCCTCTCAACAAACCGGTTACTTTCTTAAATTGCTTTATCACTCTTTTCTCCTTAATTATTGCTGCTTTATGGGTGACAATTTTATATTCATGGTTTTACACTCCTGGGACTTGACATGCTGTTTTTTTGGTCGATTCCCTGCCTTGTGAAAAATATAACCGGCTGCCTGCTCGTCTGTCGTCGGCTGCATCCTCGATGATGTCATCTTGGGGAAATGGGTGGACGcattgacttttttaaaagtgaacttTTCGTTGTTGGCGTCTGTTTCCTCTGTattctctgatttttttcactttattctcATCATTGCTTTCATCACGTACTACATATTGATCTAGTTTTTGTGTGAATGCACTTTCCTGTATTAGCGTGAGTTTGCTCTGTATAAAAGGCAGATTTATGAATATGATTACAATTATATTACACAGCAATATTTTGCAAGTGAATACGATATTTGCTGAAAATTCTATTACACATTTAGCATTTGGAGAACAAAGAGGGATATCAAACAAGTAAGAAATGGATCAATCGATTcaaactattcctgtcaccagaacaacaacatacgGTCACACCCTCGCTTTTCTGCATGTTGCTACTTCCCTGCACAtctgtttatccttccgtcgtttatatttgttcttttgtcccTCGCATGTTACCCAGGTCTCGTTCTTgtttaagcgctaagagcatgctccttacgaaTGTGAGTATGCACTACACAAATcttgtattataattattattattagatacCAGATAGATGAATCACTATGAGTTGTCAGTACATCCTGTTACTCTCAAAATTTTGTGACTTAACAGAATGACCAGGTGTCTTGTCTACCAGCTCAAAAACCGGAAGAGTTTGGCTACAGACGAGTAAAGGGACACAACTTGAGAATGTATACGATGTTTTTTTAGCTCCCCTGTACTGTCTCCTGTTCAAAGACTGGCTCTCAGACTTGTATGAATTCTCTGTTTGTGTGCTGGCTTGAGGCAGTGAGAGAACATGTTTCTCTGATATACACCATTGATTTCGTGGGAATAAAACGCTCAACACCAAGATTctaagaaaagatgaaaaggcGGTTGTACGAATGCTATTCCTTAGCGACAATtaccaataaaaaaagaaaagagaaatgaaagagaaaaaaaaaacgagtttaTGGAGATTCAAATTCATGgcaattttaaaagttgaagAATATTTCCGGATTTATATAAACATGGATATTCAACGTATATTAACAgatcaattaaaataaaatttaaaacgcTAGAGTTTGAAATTCGTAATAATTGAACATTAATATTTGTtggatgataaaaaaattattgttaatgaTTTAAGTGTTTGCAAAGtcttatagtttaaaaaaatcattttcttaatAGTCAGCACTGATGTCTGTATATTGTACATTGACTCAAACCATTTTTTATTGATTACAATTGTGTATGTAATGTTCAGTATGGATGGGAAGGATTTCCTACATTTCAAAATAGATGACTTGGGTTGACGTGCATGTATGGCAGTATGGAGTCACTCAGTTACTGTCTAGCATTCAACAATAATTACGGAGCTGCGAGCGCACCTTGTAAAGGAAATCCAGGAAAAGACGAGGGAATGTCTCACCAGCACATGGCCATTGCAACGAATCTGTGCCCGCGAGGGAGTCGGAGGTTCTTATTTGTTGTTCTTGCTCACGCTGACTATCGATTGTGTCACATctgctttaaaacaaacaaacaaacaaacaaacaaacaaacaaacgaaaaaaagcAGACCATGTCGGGTCTATTAAAAGACAGGATTTCGACAGACGCATGTTTGATCAGACAGGACTGCAACAGCTCCGTGTCCGTTAAAAACCCAGACTGTGAGGACATACCCGCGACAGGCTATGACCTCAGTGAAGGCGATCAAATTTTTTATTGCAGATGTAAAATTATAGGTAACGACCAGGAAACGCTTGTTTTCGCGTGCAAGTGTAAACACGAGCATGATAGTGATCAATAAACACCTAATGCGTTTGTAATTCATGTTGTTCGTGTTCAGAATTTCTTTATACTGCATCACTTTATCCTTGCACTGTTATTCTTCggttaaacagaaaaaatcaaTCGAGACCCATTGGTACTATATGTCAAAAAATGTCATTCTAATTTCAATCATTTATAATTGCTCAGTGCTTTTTTCCTGACATAAAAGTCCGTTTTGTGAGAAAGCCAGCCTTGCTCTGTGTTCTAAACCTTCTAGCTTCTAATTATAAAAAGTGGTTTTCTTGGAGATTTGTAGCTTCTTCAGTCACTTGCCACTTATTCGCTATCGTAAATGTGAGTGGAAGATAA
This sequence is a window from Pomacea canaliculata isolate SZHN2017 linkage group LG5, ASM307304v1, whole genome shotgun sequence. Protein-coding genes within it:
- the LOC112564854 gene encoding uncharacterized protein LOC112564854; amino-acid sequence: MSPTTAAAAAAVLLVVCLFCKTDALPRRSYRFTWLRTTTTTPAPTTAPTIPECVTDTGIHLQVGESHKDFGEGWCRICECTFEGLTCIHGDCLPPMCVDYIRGDCCYYCPNGQNCRLPSGELITGPVELDGMSCKCPEQEYYLPGVPADRHTIAICTPTTTISTPTIKSVL